One genomic window of Salvia miltiorrhiza cultivar Shanhuang (shh) chromosome 4, IMPLAD_Smil_shh, whole genome shotgun sequence includes the following:
- the LOC131022236 gene encoding uncharacterized CRM domain-containing protein At3g25440, chloroplastic-like isoform X1, with product MPRASLSGLPLTIFTNTTMRPITRRESVLGSKCSLRSILTPPHSTFLLRFMHHFGCRNEGVHHSKKPLPLFSFRAISVNALSVKRSCTIGPWSSCLVREYAKVRTNESIEMKMDEDVIRFKIGDQSQEGTSLNKRKAMTKKSDVSRKAKLNELRFYRLKAKKKMNSPNPEVRIRYKLEKAKRKEAWLIEKLRKYELPKAALETYDPEILTAEERFYLKRTGEKKKHYVPVGRRGVFGGVVLNMHLHWKKHETVKVICKPCRPGQVHQYAEELVRLSKGIVIDTQPNNTIIFYRGKNYVQPDVMSPPDTLSKAKALEKYKYEQSLEHTSEFIEKLENELAEYLEHRARYKKEKK from the exons ATGCCAAGAGCTTCCTTATCAGGGCTCCCACTCACCATATTCACCAACACCACTATGCGACCTATTACCAGAAG GGAGTCTGTGCTTGGTTCCAAATGCTCATTGAGAAGCATTTTAACACCTCCTCATTCGACGTTTCTGCTGCGTTTTATGCATCATTTTGGGTGCAGAAACGAAGGGGTGCATCATTCAAAGAAACCGCTACCCCTTTTCTCATTTAGAGCGATCTCAGTGAATGCTTTATCTGTTAAAAGATCATGTACAATTGGACCTTGGAGTAGTTGTTTAGTAAGGGAATATGCTAAAGTTAGAACTAATGAATCTATTGAGATGAAGATGGATGAAGATGTTATCCGATTTAAAATTGGTGATCAGAGTCAAGAAGGAACATCCTTAAATAAAAGGAAAGCAATGACAAAAAAGTCAGACGTGTCAAGAAAGGCGAAGCTCAACGAACTTAGGTTTTATCGGTtgaaagcaaagaaaaaaatgaattctCCA AATCCTGAAGTTAGGATAAGGTACAAGCTTGAGAAG GCAAAGAGAAAAGAAGCGTGGTTGATAGAGAAACTGAGGAAATACGAGTTGCCTAAAGCAGCGCTTGAAACCTATGATCCCGAAATATTGACTGCAGAGGAGAGGTTTTACCTAAAGCGCACTGGCGAGAAAAAGAAACATTATGTTCCGGTGGGGAGACGAGGAGTATTTGGTGGTGTTGTTCTTAATATGCATCTACATTGGAAGAAGCACGAGACTGTAAAAGTCATCTGCAAACCCTGTAGGCCTGGGCAAGTGCATCAATATGCCGAGGAGCTTGTTAGGTTGAGCAAAGGCATTGTTATCGACACACAGCCAAATAATACGATTATATTTTATCGGGGGAAGAACTATGTTCAACCAGATGTCATGTCACCTCCAGACACTCTTTCTAAAGCAAAG GCCCTAGAGAAATATAAATATGAGCAGTCATTAGAGCATACAAGTGAATTCATTGAAAAGTTGGAGAACGAACTCGCTGAATATCTCGAACATCGTGCTCGGtataagaaagagaagaagtGA
- the LOC131022236 gene encoding uncharacterized CRM domain-containing protein At3g25440, chloroplastic-like isoform X2, protein MHHFGCRNEGVHHSKKPLPLFSFRAISVNALSVKRSCTIGPWSSCLVREYAKVRTNESIEMKMDEDVIRFKIGDQSQEGTSLNKRKAMTKKSDVSRKAKLNELRFYRLKAKKKMNSPNPEVRIRYKLEKAKRKEAWLIEKLRKYELPKAALETYDPEILTAEERFYLKRTGEKKKHYVPVGRRGVFGGVVLNMHLHWKKHETVKVICKPCRPGQVHQYAEELVRLSKGIVIDTQPNNTIIFYRGKNYVQPDVMSPPDTLSKAKALEKYKYEQSLEHTSEFIEKLENELAEYLEHRARYKKEKK, encoded by the exons ATGCATCATTTTGGGTGCAGAAACGAAGGGGTGCATCATTCAAAGAAACCGCTACCCCTTTTCTCATTTAGAGCGATCTCAGTGAATGCTTTATCTGTTAAAAGATCATGTACAATTGGACCTTGGAGTAGTTGTTTAGTAAGGGAATATGCTAAAGTTAGAACTAATGAATCTATTGAGATGAAGATGGATGAAGATGTTATCCGATTTAAAATTGGTGATCAGAGTCAAGAAGGAACATCCTTAAATAAAAGGAAAGCAATGACAAAAAAGTCAGACGTGTCAAGAAAGGCGAAGCTCAACGAACTTAGGTTTTATCGGTtgaaagcaaagaaaaaaatgaattctCCA AATCCTGAAGTTAGGATAAGGTACAAGCTTGAGAAG GCAAAGAGAAAAGAAGCGTGGTTGATAGAGAAACTGAGGAAATACGAGTTGCCTAAAGCAGCGCTTGAAACCTATGATCCCGAAATATTGACTGCAGAGGAGAGGTTTTACCTAAAGCGCACTGGCGAGAAAAAGAAACATTATGTTCCGGTGGGGAGACGAGGAGTATTTGGTGGTGTTGTTCTTAATATGCATCTACATTGGAAGAAGCACGAGACTGTAAAAGTCATCTGCAAACCCTGTAGGCCTGGGCAAGTGCATCAATATGCCGAGGAGCTTGTTAGGTTGAGCAAAGGCATTGTTATCGACACACAGCCAAATAATACGATTATATTTTATCGGGGGAAGAACTATGTTCAACCAGATGTCATGTCACCTCCAGACACTCTTTCTAAAGCAAAG GCCCTAGAGAAATATAAATATGAGCAGTCATTAGAGCATACAAGTGAATTCATTGAAAAGTTGGAGAACGAACTCGCTGAATATCTCGAACATCGTGCTCGGtataagaaagagaagaagtGA